The following are from one region of the Jeongeupia sp. USM3 genome:
- the murB gene encoding UDP-N-acetylmuramate dehydrogenase — translation MIASNVDLSRRNTLGLAAQASRYVAVRDPAELAALCADAGLAALPWHVLGGGSNLVLPDVVDGLVLQVAITGRRVLREDDESVWIAAGGGEVWHDFVMWTLDQGWGGLENLALIPGTVGAAPVQNIGAYGVEVKDTLAELTAYRLDDGSARVFDNAACRFAYRDSVFKQEEAGRWLIAEVVFRLSKCPRLQTGYGDIEAELAAAGLPRTPAGVAQAVINVRRRKLPDPAVIGNAGSFFKNPIVPAAQREALLAAHPKLVSYPMPGGAYKLAAGWLIEQAGWKGRRLGPAGMFERQALVLVNHGGARRADIAALTAAVQADVKAMFGVAIEPEPVWW, via the coding sequence ATGATTGCAAGCAATGTCGACCTGAGCCGCCGCAACACGCTCGGGCTTGCCGCCCAAGCCAGCCGCTACGTCGCGGTGCGCGATCCCGCCGAACTCGCCGCGCTGTGCGCCGACGCCGGACTGGCCGCCTTGCCGTGGCACGTGCTCGGCGGCGGCAGCAATCTCGTGCTGCCCGACGTCGTCGACGGGCTGGTACTGCAGGTCGCGATCACCGGGCGGCGCGTGCTGCGCGAGGACGACGAGTCGGTGTGGATCGCCGCCGGCGGCGGCGAGGTCTGGCACGACTTCGTCATGTGGACGCTGGATCAGGGCTGGGGCGGGCTCGAGAACCTCGCGCTGATCCCGGGCACCGTCGGCGCTGCGCCGGTGCAGAACATCGGCGCCTATGGCGTCGAGGTCAAGGACACGCTGGCCGAGCTGACCGCGTACCGGCTCGACGACGGCAGCGCGCGGGTTTTCGACAATGCAGCCTGCCGTTTCGCCTATCGCGACAGCGTGTTCAAGCAGGAGGAGGCGGGCCGCTGGCTGATCGCCGAAGTCGTGTTCCGGCTGTCGAAATGTCCGCGGCTGCAGACCGGCTACGGCGATATCGAGGCCGAACTCGCCGCTGCCGGCCTGCCACGCACGCCGGCCGGCGTCGCGCAGGCGGTGATCAACGTCCGCCGGCGCAAGCTGCCCGACCCGGCGGTGATCGGCAACGCCGGCAGTTTCTTCAAGAATCCGATCGTGCCGGCTGCGCAGCGCGAGGCGCTGCTCGCCGCACATCCGAAGCTGGTGTCGTACCCGATGCCGGGTGGCGCGTACAAGCTCGCGGCCGGCTGGCTGATCGAGCAGGCCGGCTGGAAAGGCCGGCGGCTCGGTCCGGCCGGCATGTTCGAGCGGCAGGCGCTGGTGCTGGTCAACCATGGCGGCGCACGGCGCGCCGACATTGCCGCGCTGACCGCAGCGGTCCAGGCCGATGTGAAAGCGATGTTCGGCGTCGCGATCGAGCCCGAACCGGTCTGGTGGTGA
- a CDS encoding chitinase, with product MFNRFALAAIPAALFAVHAYAAYPAWQEGQTYSAGTYVSYSGNDYQALVTHTAYVGANWNPAASPTLWKLIGASTGTPSPAPTPAPTPAPTPAPTPAPTPVPTPAPTPAPTPSGCTAAAWSSTTAYNGGATVSYNGRTYSAKWWTQGDVPSNNVGDGKPWNDLGACGPVTPTPTPTPTPTPTPTPTPTPTPTPTPTPTPTPTPTPTPTPTPTPTPTPTPTPTPTPTPTPTPTPTPTPTPTPDGLPKHALIGYWHNFTNGAGPAIRIKDVSDDWDVIMLSFGEDAGNGAVTFTLDANAGTEAEFIADIAAKRAKGKKVVLSLGGQEGRMTLNTRENVTNFVNSLYALINKYGLDGIDLDLESGAGVVLGTPIIDNLITAMKELKAKVGPTFYLSMAPEHPYVQGGYVAYSGIWGAYLPIIDGLRNDLNMIHVQYYNNGGLWTPYGQLNEGTVDGLVGGSLMLIEGFKTVGGAGWEFKGLRPDQVAFGVPSGRSSANTGFITTDVINKSMNCLTKLVDCGTVKPKQAYPTARGVMTWSINWDKHDGYNFSAPVKAHLKTLP from the coding sequence ATGTTCAATCGCTTTGCACTCGCGGCCATTCCGGCTGCGCTCTTCGCCGTCCATGCGTACGCGGCTTATCCGGCCTGGCAGGAAGGCCAGACCTATTCCGCCGGTACCTATGTGTCGTACAGCGGCAATGACTATCAGGCGCTGGTGACGCATACCGCCTACGTCGGCGCCAACTGGAACCCGGCCGCCAGCCCGACGCTGTGGAAGCTGATCGGCGCGAGCACCGGTACGCCGAGCCCAGCACCCACTCCGGCGCCGACACCGGCTCCGACCCCCGCGCCGACGCCTGCTCCCACGCCGGTTCCGACTCCGGCCCCGACTCCGGCCCCGACGCCGTCGGGCTGCACCGCGGCCGCGTGGTCGTCGACGACCGCGTACAACGGCGGGGCAACCGTCAGCTACAACGGCCGCACCTACTCGGCCAAGTGGTGGACGCAGGGCGACGTGCCGTCGAACAACGTCGGTGACGGCAAGCCGTGGAACGACCTTGGTGCTTGCGGCCCGGTAACTCCGACGCCGACTCCGACTCCGACTCCGACCCCGACTCCGACTCCGACTCCGACTCCGACGCCGACGCCGACCCCGACGCCGACGCCGACGCCGACCCCGACTCCGACCCCGACCCCGACCCCGACCCCGACTCCGACCCCGACCCCGACCCCGACTCCGACGCCGACGCCGACGCCGACCCCGACCCCGACCCCGACCCCGACCCCGACCCCGGACGGCCTGCCCAAGCACGCGCTGATCGGCTACTGGCACAACTTCACCAATGGCGCAGGCCCGGCCATCCGCATCAAGGATGTGTCGGACGACTGGGACGTGATCATGCTGTCGTTCGGCGAGGATGCGGGCAACGGCGCGGTGACGTTCACGCTTGATGCAAACGCCGGCACCGAGGCGGAGTTCATCGCCGACATCGCCGCCAAGCGCGCCAAGGGCAAGAAGGTCGTGCTGTCGCTCGGTGGCCAGGAAGGCCGGATGACGCTGAACACGCGCGAGAACGTGACCAACTTCGTCAACAGCCTGTACGCGCTGATCAACAAGTACGGCCTCGACGGTATCGACCTCGACCTCGAAAGCGGTGCCGGCGTCGTGCTCGGTACACCGATCATCGACAACCTGATCACGGCGATGAAGGAACTGAAGGCCAAGGTCGGCCCGACCTTCTACCTGTCGATGGCGCCGGAGCACCCGTATGTCCAGGGCGGCTACGTTGCCTACTCGGGCATCTGGGGCGCTTACCTGCCGATCATCGACGGTCTGCGCAACGACCTGAACATGATCCACGTCCAGTACTACAACAACGGTGGCCTGTGGACGCCGTACGGCCAGCTCAACGAAGGCACGGTCGACGGTCTCGTCGGTGGCTCGCTGATGCTGATCGAAGGCTTCAAGACCGTCGGTGGCGCCGGCTGGGAGTTCAAGGGGCTGCGTCCTGACCAGGTCGCCTTCGGCGTGCCGAGCGGCCGCAGCTCGGCCAATACCGGCTTCATCACGACCGATGTCATCAACAAGTCGATGAACTGCCTGACCAAGCTGGTCGATTGCGGCACCGTCAAGCCCAAGCAGGCATATCCGACCGCGCGCGGCGTGATGACCTGGTCGATCAACTGGGACAAGCACGACGGCTACAACTTCTCGGCGCCGGTGAAGGCGCACCTGAAGACGCTGCCGTAA
- a CDS encoding glycosyl hydrolase family 18 protein, whose protein sequence is MSQFNRFALAAIPAAMIAAHAYAAYPAWQEGNTYNAGTYVSYAGNDYQALVTHTAYVGTNWNPAASPTLWKLIGASSGTPTPAPTPAPTPAPTPAPTPAPTPAPTPAPTPAPTPSGSCTAAAWNASTAYSGGATVSYNGRNYQAKWWTQGNVPSSSTGEGQPWTDLGACSGTPTPAPTPAPTPAPTPAPTPAPTPAPTPAPTPAPTPAPTPAPTPAPTPAPTPAPTPAPTPTPTPAPTPAPTPAPTPSGSKQVGSYFAEWSIYGRAFFVKNVQTSGQAAKLTFLNYSFANVFKQADGTYKCDASITRSEAGNGDGGDSWAAYNKGFSAAESVDGVADAWGTDGTGSLKGNFNQLKKLKAKNPQLKTLISLGGWTWSKWFSAAAATDAGRKALVSSCIDQYIKGNLKYDAGSNSGGAGTGAGVFDGIDIDWEFPGVQGYGYNTVSDADKQNFNLLLKEFREQLDAYGTTTGKRYLLTVAIGAGSDKIAMTEPAEYSKYLDWINIMSYDYNGAWAAQGPTDFQAHLYADPNSPNYLDPKTGKPGLGSTYNTDSAVNAMLAAGAPAAKLHLGIPFYGRGWTGVKAGPNGDGLYQTATGAAKGTYENGIEDYKVLKNAAGTLRYHPVTKQSYKYDGTNWWSYDTPTDIQNKIDYAKAKGLGGVFAWESDGDTADGELTAAMAKMNQ, encoded by the coding sequence ATGTCGCAATTCAATCGTTTTGCCCTTGCTGCCATTCCGGCCGCGATGATTGCCGCCCACGCCTATGCCGCATATCCGGCCTGGCAGGAAGGCAATACCTACAACGCTGGCACCTATGTGTCGTACGCTGGCAATGACTACCAGGCGCTGGTCACCCATACCGCCTATGTCGGCACCAACTGGAACCCGGCCGCGAGCCCGACGCTGTGGAAGCTGATCGGCGCCAGCAGCGGTACGCCGACGCCTGCCCCGACCCCCGCACCTACGCCGGCACCGACCCCCGCACCGACCCCCGCACCGACCCCGGCGCCCACGCCAGCGCCGACGCCTGCTCCGACCCCGTCGGGTAGCTGCACCGCAGCCGCCTGGAACGCGTCGACCGCATACAGCGGCGGTGCGACCGTGAGCTACAACGGCCGCAACTATCAGGCCAAGTGGTGGACGCAAGGCAACGTGCCGTCGAGCAGCACCGGTGAAGGCCAGCCGTGGACCGACCTCGGTGCCTGCAGCGGTACGCCGACCCCGGCACCGACGCCTGCTCCGACCCCGGCACCGACGCCTGCTCCGACCCCGGCACCGACGCCTGCTCCGACGCCGGCACCGACGCCGGCACCGACGCCCGCTCCGACCCCGGCACCGACGCCTGCTCCGACCCCGGCACCGACGCCCGCTCCGACGCCTGCTCCGACCCCGACACCGACGCCTGCTCCGACCCCGGCTCCGACCCCGGCTCCGACGCCGAGCGGCAGCAAGCAAGTGGGTTCGTACTTCGCCGAGTGGTCGATCTACGGTCGTGCTTTCTTCGTGAAGAACGTTCAGACCAGTGGCCAGGCCGCCAAGCTGACCTTCCTGAACTACTCGTTCGCCAACGTCTTCAAGCAGGCCGACGGCACTTACAAGTGCGATGCCAGCATCACCCGCTCGGAAGCCGGCAACGGCGACGGCGGCGATTCGTGGGCTGCGTACAACAAGGGCTTCTCGGCTGCTGAATCGGTCGACGGCGTTGCCGATGCCTGGGGTACCGACGGTACGGGCAGCCTGAAGGGCAACTTCAACCAGTTGAAGAAGCTGAAGGCCAAGAACCCGCAGCTGAAGACGCTGATTTCGCTCGGCGGCTGGACCTGGTCGAAGTGGTTCTCGGCTGCTGCGGCAACCGACGCTGGCCGCAAGGCACTGGTGTCGTCGTGCATCGACCAGTACATCAAGGGCAACCTGAAGTACGACGCGGGCTCGAACTCGGGTGGCGCGGGCACCGGTGCAGGCGTGTTCGACGGCATCGACATCGACTGGGAATTCCCGGGTGTCCAGGGCTACGGCTACAACACCGTATCCGATGCCGACAAGCAGAACTTCAACTTGCTGCTGAAGGAGTTCCGCGAACAGCTCGACGCCTACGGCACGACGACCGGCAAGCGCTATCTGCTGACCGTGGCCATCGGCGCGGGTAGCGACAAGATCGCGATGACCGAACCGGCCGAGTACAGCAAGTACCTCGATTGGATCAACATCATGTCGTACGACTACAACGGCGCATGGGCGGCACAGGGTCCGACCGACTTCCAGGCCCACCTGTACGCTGATCCGAACAGCCCGAACTACCTCGATCCGAAGACCGGCAAGCCGGGCCTGGGTTCGACGTACAACACCGACAGCGCCGTCAACGCGATGCTGGCTGCGGGCGCACCGGCTGCCAAGCTCCACCTCGGCATCCCGTTCTACGGTCGCGGCTGGACCGGCGTGAAGGCGGGTCCAAACGGTGACGGTCTGTACCAGACGGCAACCGGCGCTGCGAAGGGTACGTACGAAAACGGCATCGAGGACTACAAGGTACTGAAGAACGCCGCGGGTACGCTGCGCTACCACCCGGTGACCAAGCAGTCGTACAAGTACGACGGCACCAACTGGTGGAGCTACGATACCCCGACCGACATCCAGAACAAGATCGACTATGCCAAGGCCAAGGGTCTGGGCGGTGTCTTCGCCTGGGAATCGGACGGCGATACCGCGGACGGCGAACTGACCGCCGCCATGGCCAAGATGAACCAGTAA
- the ppc gene encoding phosphoenolpyruvate carboxylase gives MSVLEPIAEKDLPLARDLDLLSRVLADTIREQTGAAAAEQIKAIRELALKYVQGHDPAASQALARALSALDLAGAMTLVRGFSSFSHLSNIAEDLHHNRRRRAHKILGSAPQRGSIAAAIERLGARGVEPAEILSLLNETLIVPVLTAHPTEIKRKTILDGHRAVGELLAERDRNQLTPEELQANQEALERVLITLWQTREIRTVKLRVQDEIENGTTYFRNSFLHEVPRLMLDLEDKLAALTGKKVELPNFLQVGSWIGGDRDGNPFVTAEVMRYAVSRQSGVALDYYYQQCQKLEGELSMSTRLVQVDQTLQQLAEKATPEERAHKGEEPYRLAVAHIGARIFSTAVRIGTFHQTLHDVARAEPYKSAQELAADLAVVASSLRAHGATKLSQGRLRRLQRAVSVFGFHLAPVDMRQNSGIHDKVIAELFEKAGLEDYLKLDEASRRVVLLRELASPRPLICPYVDYSAETQKEIDIYRAAEEIQSRYGEAVLPNYIISNCESVSDILEVAVLLNEVGLVQLAPTTVAKINIIPLFETIPDLRVCGEIMTELFAIPQWRQMLGCRNGVQEVMLGYSDSNKDGGYLTSNWELYKAEQTLVKVFDAAGFKMRLFHGRGGTVGRGGGPAHDAILAQPAGSVAGQIRITEQGEVIAAKYADREVGRRNLEILVSATLEASLPKHNGEPTDDPASLALMDDLSARAYRAYRDLVFATPDFVTYFREATPIGEIPSLNIGSRPAARKATNSIGDLRAIPWVFSWSQCRLMLPGWYGFGTAVTEYLDGAGDEGLETLRRLYRDWPFFTSTISNMEMVLAKSDIAIAARYSELVNDQDLARRIFGRIKAEWQRAVDVVKAITGHEALLADNPMLSRSLDNRLPYLDPLNHLQVELLKRLRAGDESEEVQHAVHLTINGIAAGLRNSG, from the coding sequence ATGTCCGTACTAGAACCGATTGCCGAAAAAGACCTGCCGCTTGCGCGTGATCTGGACCTTCTGTCCCGCGTGCTGGCCGATACCATCCGTGAACAAACCGGTGCCGCCGCCGCCGAGCAGATCAAAGCGATCCGCGAGCTGGCACTCAAATACGTACAGGGGCATGACCCGGCAGCCAGCCAGGCGCTGGCGCGAGCCCTGTCGGCGCTGGATCTGGCAGGCGCAATGACCTTGGTGCGAGGGTTCAGTTCTTTCTCGCACCTTTCGAATATAGCAGAGGATCTGCACCACAACCGGCGCCGTCGCGCGCACAAGATCCTCGGCTCCGCACCGCAGCGCGGCAGCATCGCCGCGGCGATCGAGCGCCTTGGCGCGCGTGGCGTCGAGCCGGCGGAAATCCTCTCGCTGCTGAACGAAACGCTGATCGTGCCGGTACTGACCGCGCACCCGACCGAGATCAAGCGCAAGACCATCCTCGACGGCCACCGCGCCGTCGGCGAACTGCTGGCCGAGCGCGACCGCAACCAGCTGACGCCGGAAGAGCTGCAGGCGAACCAGGAAGCGCTCGAGCGCGTGCTGATCACGCTGTGGCAGACGCGCGAGATCCGTACGGTCAAGCTGCGCGTGCAGGACGAGATCGAGAACGGCACGACCTACTTCCGCAATTCCTTCCTGCACGAAGTGCCGCGGCTGATGCTCGACCTCGAGGACAAGCTCGCGGCCTTGACCGGCAAGAAGGTCGAGCTGCCGAACTTTCTGCAGGTCGGCAGCTGGATCGGCGGTGACCGCGACGGCAACCCGTTCGTGACCGCCGAGGTGATGCGCTACGCGGTGTCGCGCCAGTCCGGTGTGGCGCTCGACTATTACTACCAGCAATGCCAGAAGCTCGAAGGCGAGCTGTCGATGTCGACCCGGCTGGTCCAGGTCGACCAGACCTTGCAACAGCTGGCCGAAAAGGCGACGCCGGAAGAGCGCGCACACAAGGGCGAAGAGCCGTACCGGCTGGCCGTCGCGCACATCGGCGCACGGATTTTCTCCACTGCAGTCAGGATCGGCACCTTCCACCAGACCCTGCACGACGTCGCACGCGCCGAGCCGTACAAGAGCGCGCAGGAACTCGCGGCCGATCTGGCCGTGGTCGCCAGCTCGCTCCGGGCGCACGGTGCCACCAAGCTCAGCCAGGGCCGCCTGCGCCGGCTGCAGCGCGCGGTCAGCGTGTTCGGCTTCCACCTCGCGCCGGTCGACATGCGCCAGAACTCGGGCATCCACGACAAGGTGATCGCCGAGCTGTTCGAAAAGGCAGGTCTCGAGGATTACCTGAAACTCGACGAGGCGAGCCGCCGCGTCGTGTTGCTGCGCGAACTGGCCAGCCCGCGCCCGCTGATCTGCCCCTACGTCGACTACAGCGCCGAAACGCAGAAAGAGATCGACATCTACCGTGCGGCCGAGGAAATCCAGTCGCGCTACGGCGAGGCGGTGCTGCCGAACTACATCATCTCGAACTGCGAGTCGGTGTCGGACATCCTCGAAGTCGCGGTGCTGCTGAACGAAGTCGGTCTGGTACAACTGGCGCCGACGACGGTCGCCAAGATCAACATCATCCCGCTGTTCGAAACCATCCCCGACCTGCGCGTCTGCGGCGAGATCATGACCGAGCTGTTCGCGATTCCGCAGTGGCGCCAGATGCTCGGCTGCCGCAACGGCGTGCAGGAAGTGATGCTTGGCTATTCGGATTCGAACAAGGACGGCGGCTACCTGACGTCGAACTGGGAGCTGTACAAGGCCGAACAGACCCTGGTCAAGGTGTTCGACGCGGCCGGCTTCAAGATGCGGCTGTTCCACGGCCGCGGCGGTACCGTCGGCCGTGGCGGCGGCCCGGCGCACGACGCGATCCTGGCGCAGCCGGCCGGTTCGGTCGCGGGCCAGATCCGCATCACCGAGCAGGGCGAAGTGATCGCCGCCAAGTATGCCGACCGTGAAGTCGGTCGCCGCAATCTCGAGATCCTCGTGTCGGCGACGCTCGAGGCGAGCCTGCCCAAGCACAACGGCGAGCCGACCGACGATCCGGCCTCGCTGGCGCTGATGGACGACCTGTCGGCGCGCGCCTACCGCGCCTACCGAGACCTGGTGTTCGCAACGCCCGATTTCGTTACCTACTTCCGCGAAGCGACGCCGATCGGCGAAATCCCGAGCCTGAACATCGGCTCGCGTCCGGCCGCGCGCAAGGCGACCAATTCGATCGGCGACCTGCGGGCGATTCCGTGGGTATTCTCGTGGTCGCAGTGCCGGCTGATGCTGCCGGGCTGGTACGGCTTCGGCACCGCGGTGACCGAGTACCTCGACGGCGCCGGCGACGAAGGGCTGGAAACGTTGCGCCGGCTGTACCGCGACTGGCCGTTCTTCACGTCGACGATCTCGAACATGGAGATGGTGCTGGCGAAGTCGGACATCGCGATTGCTGCGCGTTACTCGGAGCTCGTCAACGACCAGGATCTGGCACGGCGCATCTTCGGCCGGATCAAGGCCGAATGGCAGCGTGCGGTCGACGTCGTCAAGGCGATCACCGGGCATGAAGCGCTGCTGGCCGACAACCCGATGCTGTCGCGCAGCCTCGACAACCGGCTGCCTTACCTCGACCCGCTCAACCACCTGCAGGTCGAGCTGCTCAAGCGCCTGCGTGCGGGCGACGAAAGCGAAGAGGTCCAGCACGCGGTCCATCTGACGATCAACGGCATCGCCGCCGGCCTGCGCAACAGCGGCTGA
- a CDS encoding PhzF family phenazine biosynthesis protein → MQYEFFLINGFAERRASGAPLAVFVVDALPDDATMQQLAYQLNAPESCFVTRAADAMHTVSPQFALPFSGLSLLAAATALQQAGEPFPATLPGRYGPIQLSHDGEACWFRAWANRTRPARAGTMELATALGIDARDVAGAPLFVDTGLEQLVVPVRTRQAVLQAAPHPALLAQLAGNGQQIAQLALWHRDGEIAMLRFFGSDSFSIYEDFGAGGAVANIGAWLLASGCALPDRIKVEQGHTIHRPYTRLSVLHLQLGTDRAISVGGRFWVVGSGSVSL, encoded by the coding sequence TTGCAATACGAGTTTTTCCTGATCAACGGTTTTGCCGAGCGCCGCGCGTCCGGCGCGCCGCTGGCGGTGTTCGTCGTCGACGCACTGCCCGACGACGCCACGATGCAGCAGCTTGCCTACCAGCTCAACGCGCCGGAGAGCTGTTTCGTCACCCGTGCGGCCGATGCGATGCACACGGTTTCGCCACAGTTCGCCCTGCCCTTTTCGGGGCTGTCGCTGCTCGCTGCCGCAACCGCACTGCAACAGGCCGGCGAGCCGTTTCCGGCGACGCTGCCGGGCCGCTACGGGCCGATCCAGCTTTCGCATGACGGCGAGGCCTGCTGGTTCCGCGCCTGGGCCAACCGGACCCGGCCGGCGCGGGCCGGGACGATGGAGCTGGCGACCGCACTCGGCATCGATGCGCGCGACGTCGCCGGCGCACCGCTCTTTGTCGATACCGGGCTCGAGCAGCTCGTCGTGCCGGTGCGGACACGCCAGGCGGTGCTGCAGGCGGCGCCGCACCCGGCGCTGCTCGCGCAACTGGCCGGCAATGGCCAGCAGATTGCGCAGCTGGCACTGTGGCACCGCGACGGCGAGATCGCGATGCTGCGTTTTTTCGGCAGCGATTCGTTCAGCATCTACGAGGATTTCGGCGCCGGCGGCGCCGTCGCCAACATCGGCGCCTGGCTGCTCGCCAGCGGCTGCGCACTGCCCGACCGGATCAAGGTCGAACAAGGCCACACAATACACCGGCCGTATACCCGGCTGTCGGTGCTGCACCTGCAGCTCGGCACCGACCGCGCGATCAGCGTCGGCGGCCGTTTCTGGGTCGTCGGCAGCGGCAGCGTATCGCTGTAA
- a CDS encoding IS481 family transposase → MNTHKNARLTYLRRLEMVQDITEHGLSTAAAAARHGVSAVTTRKWLGRYLVGGAAALLDKSSRPERSPRAIAPSVALTIIELRRKLFLQARIASYIGVSKATVSRVLRHAGLSRLSDLQPAEPVQRYERETPGELLHVDIKKLARFEQVGHRITGDRRQNSRNSGWEYLFVAIDDHSRIAFTRLYPDERRASAIDFLRAANDYFKTLGVPLQRLITDNGPAFRSHDFGRVCVELGIKQRFTRAYRPQTNGKAERFIQSALREWAYGQTYQHSDERGAVLRYWNHYYNWHRPHHGIGCHVPMSRLSATKNNVLTLHT, encoded by the coding sequence ATGAACACACATAAGAATGCCCGACTGACGTATCTGCGTCGCCTGGAAATGGTTCAGGACATCACCGAGCATGGTTTGTCGACCGCGGCGGCGGCGGCACGCCATGGCGTAAGCGCGGTCACCACCCGCAAGTGGCTGGGCCGCTATCTGGTCGGCGGCGCGGCTGCCTTGCTCGACAAATCCTCGCGTCCCGAGCGCTCGCCACGTGCCATTGCGCCCAGCGTTGCCCTGACGATCATCGAATTGCGTCGCAAGCTGTTCCTGCAGGCTCGCATCGCAAGCTATATCGGCGTGTCCAAAGCAACCGTCAGTCGCGTGCTGCGACACGCAGGGCTATCGCGGTTAAGCGACCTGCAGCCCGCAGAGCCTGTGCAGCGCTACGAGCGCGAAACGCCCGGCGAACTGCTGCACGTCGACATCAAGAAGCTCGCCCGCTTCGAGCAGGTCGGCCATCGCATCACCGGCGATCGTCGCCAGAACAGCCGAAACAGCGGCTGGGAATATCTGTTCGTGGCGATCGACGACCATAGTCGCATCGCCTTCACCCGACTCTACCCCGACGAGCGCCGCGCCAGCGCCATCGACTTCCTGCGTGCGGCCAACGACTACTTCAAAACGCTGGGCGTACCGCTCCAGCGCCTGATCACCGATAACGGGCCCGCCTTCCGCTCCCATGACTTCGGCCGCGTTTGCGTTGAACTGGGCATTAAGCAGAGGTTCACCCGCGCCTACCGACCGCAAACCAACGGCAAGGCCGAGCGCTTCATCCAGTCCGCGCTGCGCGAATGGGCCTACGGCCAAACCTATCAACACTCGGATGAGCGCGGCGCAGTCCTGAGGTATTGGAATCATTATTACAACTGGCACCGTCCGCATCACGGCATCGGCTGCCACGTGCCCATGTCCCGTCTCTCAGCAACGAAAAACAACGTCTTGACTCTTCACACCTAG
- a CDS encoding response regulator, whose translation MSSRALVIEPASEVRAMLARGLQEAGAAEIDYASRTGDAFAKLKQGAYDVVLCEYDLGDGFDGLHFFEACQAHQLLKPSSVFVIVTGERRLAQVMSAAELAPDAYLLKPFSGSDLLERLSRAIARKRQLRAIDDASRAGDYLAAIAACNAELATAAPAERPDLLRHKGRLLGLLGEHVLARDFYREQLADGDWPWAQLGLARSLFALKQYDEARLLFERVKIEHELVIEAYDGLARTLAAQGETEAAQAVLEDAVARSPLVARRQRARGRLAQRNGVLDVAQAALSQAVQLNRGSFWRDPALYGELARVQLAQGDIGAARRTAAQLMHDFRGDDVAQAVAELIEGASFVSAGDKDRARKLIAGAATRLAARDDAPAGALLEAAQACMVLGDGGDAEKLVRRALSNRHDDAEIIAGVEALYTDRPEAGARLIHEAASDIVELNNEAVRAAQEGDFRGAAERFIAALDRLPGNVGVLLNAANSLLTCVNRVGWDAGYMQIAQTCVQRALRIEPGNGRARQLQDVWLRTQRRFGIDAAQGSER comes from the coding sequence ATGAGCAGCCGAGCCCTGGTGATCGAGCCCGCGTCCGAAGTGCGGGCGATGCTGGCGCGCGGCCTGCAGGAGGCCGGTGCGGCCGAGATCGACTACGCAAGCCGGACCGGCGATGCGTTCGCCAAACTCAAGCAGGGCGCGTACGACGTCGTGCTGTGCGAGTACGACCTCGGCGACGGCTTCGACGGCCTGCACTTTTTCGAGGCCTGCCAGGCGCACCAGTTGCTGAAGCCGTCGTCGGTGTTCGTCATCGTCACCGGCGAGCGCAGGCTGGCGCAGGTGATGAGCGCGGCCGAGCTGGCGCCGGATGCCTATCTGCTCAAGCCGTTCTCGGGCAGCGACCTGCTCGAGCGGCTGAGCAGGGCGATCGCGCGCAAGCGCCAGCTGCGGGCGATCGACGATGCCAGCCGTGCCGGCGACTATCTGGCCGCGATCGCCGCGTGCAATGCCGAGCTGGCAACGGCGGCGCCGGCCGAACGCCCGGACCTGCTGCGCCACAAGGGCCGCCTGCTCGGCCTGCTCGGCGAGCACGTGCTGGCGCGCGATTTCTACCGCGAGCAGCTCGCCGACGGCGACTGGCCTTGGGCCCAGCTCGGGCTGGCGCGCTCGCTGTTCGCACTCAAGCAGTACGACGAGGCGCGGCTGTTGTTCGAGCGCGTCAAGATCGAGCACGAACTGGTGATCGAAGCCTACGACGGCCTTGCCCGTACGCTGGCGGCGCAGGGCGAGACCGAGGCGGCGCAGGCGGTGCTCGAGGATGCCGTTGCCCGTTCGCCGCTGGTCGCGCGCCGGCAGCGTGCGCGCGGGCGGCTGGCACAGCGCAACGGCGTGCTCGACGTCGCGCAGGCCGCGCTGAGCCAGGCGGTCCAGCTCAACCGCGGCTCGTTCTGGCGCGACCCGGCCTTGTACGGCGAACTGGCGCGCGTGCAGCTGGCGCAGGGCGATATCGGCGCGGCGCGGCGGACCGCGGCGCAGCTGATGCACGACTTCCGTGGCGACGATGTCGCGCAGGCGGTGGCCGAACTGATCGAGGGCGCGAGCTTTGTCAGCGCCGGCGACAAGGACAGGGCGCGCAAGCTGATCGCCGGCGCGGCGACGCGGCTCGCCGCGCGCGACGATGCACCGGCCGGCGCGCTGCTCGAGGCGGCGCAGGCGTGCATGGTGCTCGGCGACGGTGGCGACGCCGAGAAGCTGGTCCGGCGCGCCCTGAGCAACCGCCACGACGATGCAGAGATCATCGCCGGGGTCGAGGCGCTGTACACCGATCGGCCAGAGGCCGGCGCCAGGCTGATCCACGAAGCGGCGAGCGACATCGTCGAGCTGAACAACGAAGCGGTGCGCGCGGCGCAGGAGGGCGACTTCCGCGGCGCGGCCGAGCGTTTCATCGCCGCGCTCGACCGGCTGCCGGGCAATGTCGGCGTGCTGCTGAACGCGGCCAATTCGCTGCTGACCTGCGTCAACCGGGTCGGCTGGGACGCTGGCTACATGCAGATTGCCCAGACCTGCGTGCAGCGCGCGCTGCGGATCGAACCCGGCAACGGCCGGGCGCGACAGCTGCAGGACGTGTGGCTTCGCACGCAGCGCCGCTTCGGCATCGACGCCGCGCAGGGAAGCGAGCGCTAG